In Streptomyces sp. 71268, the DNA window ACAACCACTACGACCACCTGGACGCGCCCACCCTCAAGCGGCTGCCGCGCACCACCCACCTGCTGGTGCCGGCCGGGCTCGCCGCCTGGTGCCGCCGCCGCGGCTTCACCCAGGTGACGGAACTCGACTGGTGGGAGGCGGTCGAGCTGCCCGCCCCCGAGGGCGGCGCCGTCCGCTTCGACTTCGTGCCCGCCCACCACTGGAGCAAGCGCGGCCTGACCGACACCTGCCGCTCGCTGTGGGGCGGCTGGGTGCTCACCGCCCCACGGGCCACGGGTGACGAGCCGGCACGCCGGGTCTACTTCGCCGGCGACACCGGCTACGGCCACTGGTTCGCCGAGATCGGCGACCGCTACCCCGGCATCGACCTGGCCCTGCTGCCGATCGGCGCGTACGAACCGCGCTGGATGCTGCACCCGGTCCACACCGACCCCGAGGAGGCCGTACGCGCGCTCGGCGACCTCGGGGCGCGCCGGATGGCGCCGATGCACTGGGCCACGTTCCTCCTCTCGGCCGAGCCGCCGGTGGAACCCCTGCACCGGGTGCGCGCCGCGTGGGAGGCGGCCGGGCGGGACCGCGAGGACCTGTGGGACCTGCCGGTGGGCGCCTCGCGCGTGCTGGAAGCGTCCTGAGAGGGTCGGGGCGGGGGCGCGCCCCCGCCCGCTGACCGGCCGGCCGCCCGCTGTCCCGCCGTACCCTCGCGGGTCGGGCCGTCGCGGGCCGCGTCGCTCGCCGTACGCGGCCGGCGAGCGGTAGGCGGCCTGCCGTCGGACATATTGTCGAGACGGCCCCGGCACCCGCCCGTACGGTGGCCAGATGACAGCGAACTTCACGGTCTCGCCGGCCACCCCGAGCGACGGCGATGTCATCGGCCGGATCCATGCGGCGTCCTGGCGCGCCGCCTACGCGGACTTCTTCTCCCCGGACTTCTTCACCCAGGCGCTGCACCGGCGCCGCCACCGCTGGCAGGCCGTGCTCGCCGAGCAGCCGGAGAACACGTGCCTGCTCGCCACGGCGTTCGGGCGACCGTCGGCGTTCTCCTACTTCGGCCCCTCGTCCCCGCAGCCGGGCTCGGTCGAGATCTTCGGCTTTTACGGCCATCCGGACGGCTGGGGCACGGGCGTCGCACAGGCCCTGATGGCCAGCACGCTGACCGCGATCCGCGAGCGGGGCGCGCGCGGCATCCACCTGTGGACGCTGCGGGACACGCCCCGGTCGCGCCGCTTCTACGCCCGGCACGGCTTCACCGAGTCGGGCGTCGTCCGCGACTTCGACTACGGGGACGGCAACCCGCTCCCACAGGTCGAGTACGCCCTGACCGCCGTCTGACCCACGGTCACCGCGCTACCTCACAAAGGGATTTCCGCGCGCGAGCACCGCCGCCCACCCAGGCCCCTGGTCCCGCCGTACTCCTCCGTGCTGGGACCCTCATCCCAGTGGCGTAGTCGCCGCCGGGACCCGGGGCCCTCGTGCCCACGGTCGATGTGCTGGGCGGCGGCTTTTCCTAGCCTCCTCGTACGCGACCGTCGCGCCGCCGCCACCCCGGCGGGGCCCGCGCGCGTCGCACCGGCCCGCCCCGCGTTCCCCGCGCCCGACAGGGCGCCACCAGGAGGTTCCCCCGTGACCACGCGCCACCGTCCGTCGCGCACCCGCCCCGGCTCGACACAGTCCCGCTCACTCCGTTCGCTTCGCTCGCGGCGCGCCGTCGCCGTGGTCGGGGCGCTCGCCGCGGC includes these proteins:
- a CDS encoding GNAT family N-acetyltransferase, with amino-acid sequence MTANFTVSPATPSDGDVIGRIHAASWRAAYADFFSPDFFTQALHRRRHRWQAVLAEQPENTCLLATAFGRPSAFSYFGPSSPQPGSVEIFGFYGHPDGWGTGVAQALMASTLTAIRERGARGIHLWTLRDTPRSRRFYARHGFTESGVVRDFDYGDGNPLPQVEYALTAV
- a CDS encoding MBL fold metallo-hydrolase; the protein is MTDQTERPRTDAGPRGAGRPHAVRRPRPVAGPRPLPAPRPLGEVRRWPRTFAHRLTAPLPGVRALARLAREGLLRPSDRALHTVPELPFAPGPLPTPGPGAVAVTWAGHASWVIRVGGLTVLTDPVWSRRILGTPPRVTPVGVRWEDLPRVDAVVISHNHYDHLDAPTLKRLPRTTHLLVPAGLAAWCRRRGFTQVTELDWWEAVELPAPEGGAVRFDFVPAHHWSKRGLTDTCRSLWGGWVLTAPRATGDEPARRVYFAGDTGYGHWFAEIGDRYPGIDLALLPIGAYEPRWMLHPVHTDPEEAVRALGDLGARRMAPMHWATFLLSAEPPVEPLHRVRAAWEAAGRDREDLWDLPVGASRVLEAS